The following coding sequences are from one Chitinimonas sp. BJYL2 window:
- a CDS encoding TatD family hydrolase produces the protein MLIDTHCHLDAPEFDADRDAVVERALAGGVEMLVVPAITLATLPDTVAMRERYGCPIALGLHPIYERTHRDEHVPQLRDWIAQHQPAAVGEIGLDFFVPGLDAQRQTALFTAQLRLARDFDLPVLLHVRKSQDQVLAQLRRFGIRRGIAHAFNGSPQQARAYVDQGLKLGFGGNLTFERARNIRRLAQSLPLESIVLETDAPDIAPEWAYQQRNEPAYLPRIAAVLAELRGLSLEEVAAATSANARTVLGLPLDS, from the coding sequence ATGCTGATCGACACCCACTGCCACCTTGATGCTCCCGAGTTCGACGCCGACCGCGACGCGGTGGTGGAACGCGCACTTGCTGGCGGTGTAGAAATGCTGGTCGTCCCGGCCATCACGCTAGCCACGCTGCCCGATACCGTGGCCATGCGCGAGCGCTACGGCTGCCCGATTGCCCTAGGCCTGCACCCGATCTACGAACGCACGCACCGTGACGAGCATGTTCCGCAGCTGCGCGACTGGATTGCGCAGCATCAGCCTGCCGCCGTTGGCGAGATCGGTCTCGACTTCTTTGTGCCGGGTCTCGATGCGCAGCGCCAGACCGCGCTGTTTACCGCACAACTGCGACTGGCGCGTGACTTTGATCTGCCGGTGCTGCTGCATGTGCGCAAATCGCAGGATCAGGTACTGGCGCAGCTGCGCCGCTTCGGCATCCGCCGCGGCATTGCCCATGCGTTCAACGGTAGTCCGCAGCAAGCGCGGGCCTATGTGGACCAAGGCCTCAAGCTGGGTTTTGGTGGCAACCTCACCTTTGAGCGTGCACGCAATATCCGCCGGCTGGCCCAAAGCCTGCCGCTTGAATCCATTGTGCTGGAAACGGATGCGCCCGATATCGCCCCCGAATGGGCCTATCAGCAGCGCAACGAGCCCGCCTATCTGCCACGGATTGCGGCAGTGCTGGCGGAACTGCGCGGGCTATCGCTAGAGGAAGTCGCCGCAGCGACCAGCGCCAATGCGCGTACGGTGCTGGGCTTGCCCCTAGACAGCTAG
- a CDS encoding HesA/MoeB/ThiF family protein, producing the protein MTAAHDLSDNDLLRYSRHILLDEVGIEGQRAIRAATALIIGMGGLGSPAALYLASAGVGRLLLADADVVELTNLQRQIVHRHDTLGLLKVESARQTLHGVNPDIEIVTLPERLAGDALRAAVAQADVVLDCSDNFPTRHAVNRACMLAGKPLVSGAAVRFDGQFAVFDPRVADSPCYRCLFAEDGEASDGPCATFGVFAPLVGIVGAMQAAEALKLLIGMPGVPLGVLQTLDLRTHEWRRLRFKADPACPVCAMRRAGLAV; encoded by the coding sequence ATGACTGCCGCCCACGATCTGTCCGATAACGATCTGCTTCGCTACAGCCGCCATATCCTGCTCGATGAGGTTGGCATCGAAGGGCAGCGCGCCATCCGTGCCGCCACCGCCCTCATTATCGGCATGGGTGGCTTGGGCTCGCCTGCGGCCTTGTATCTGGCTTCAGCCGGGGTAGGGCGCTTGCTGCTGGCCGATGCCGATGTGGTGGAACTCACCAATCTGCAACGCCAGATCGTGCACCGGCACGACACGCTGGGCCTGCTTAAAGTGGAATCGGCCCGGCAAACCCTGCATGGCGTGAACCCTGATATCGAGATTGTGACGCTACCCGAGCGGCTGGCCGGCGATGCCTTGCGGGCCGCTGTGGCGCAGGCCGATGTGGTGCTCGATTGCTCTGACAACTTTCCGACCCGCCATGCCGTGAACCGTGCCTGCATGCTGGCGGGCAAGCCGCTGGTATCAGGTGCGGCCGTACGCTTTGATGGCCAGTTTGCGGTCTTCGACCCGCGCGTAGCCGATAGCCCCTGCTACCGCTGCCTGTTTGCCGAAGACGGCGAGGCCAGCGATGGCCCGTGCGCCACGTTCGGCGTGTTTGCGCCCCTGGTCGGCATCGTTGGCGCCATGCAGGCAGCCGAGGCACTGAAACTGCTGATCGGCATGCCCGGCGTGCCACTCGGCGTATTGCAGACACTGGATTTGCGCACGCACGAATGGCGGCGTTTGCGCTTCAAGGCCGACCCGGCTTGCCCGGTATGTGCCATGCGGCGTGCGGGCCTAGCTGTCTAG
- a CDS encoding GAF domain-containing protein yields MHDTALLKNLYELLAGGKLDRPKFFQMLARAVVQEIGCSRASIWFYAGPLQDQAVCESLYDAGDNQWASGIVLSEDDFAPYFEAMRSDKMIIASQARSHPATSCFNEGYFEPLNIYSLLDVGIEVGGSPIGLVCCEQTGGEKEWSQPDVQYLQQVGAMVGLALKKLG; encoded by the coding sequence ATGCACGATACGGCGCTGCTGAAAAACCTTTACGAGCTGCTGGCTGGTGGCAAGCTTGATCGACCCAAGTTCTTCCAGATGCTCGCGCGTGCCGTGGTTCAGGAGATTGGCTGCAGCCGGGCCAGTATCTGGTTCTACGCCGGCCCGCTGCAGGATCAGGCGGTGTGCGAGAGTCTTTATGATGCCGGTGACAACCAGTGGGCAAGCGGCATTGTGCTCAGTGAGGATGACTTTGCGCCTTACTTCGAGGCCATGCGCAGCGACAAGATGATCATTGCCAGCCAGGCCCGCAGCCACCCGGCCACGAGTTGCTTCAATGAGGGTTATTTCGAGCCACTCAATATCTATTCATTGCTCGATGTGGGCATCGAGGTCGGCGGCAGCCCGATCGGGCTGGTTTGCTGCGAACAGACCGGCGGCGAGAAGGAGTGGAGCCAGCCGGATGTGCAGTATCTGCAGCAGGTAGGCGCCATGGTAGGGCTCGCACTCAAGAAGCTGGGCTGA
- a CDS encoding S41 family peptidase, with translation MQAKAQKISYVLVGTGLGVLLTVGANALADRDSPSPLPINELRAFTEVYARIKQDYVEPVEDKKLINEAINGMLTGLDPHSAYLDVEAFKDLRTATTGEFGGLGLEVNAEDGLVRVISPIDDTPASRAGVKAGDFIMKIDDTPVRGLSLNDAVSKMRGKPGTKVSLTILRKGETKPLVFGLSRAVIKVQSVRAKLVEPGYGYVRLSQFQERSTEDLAKAIDKLYDENKSPLKGLVLDLRNDPGGVLNAAVGVSSLFLPEDKLVVYTEGRANDSKITLNASDEYFAKVADKLPKELKSVPLVVLVNSGSASASEIVAGALQDHKRAVVVGTQTFGKGSVQTILPVGKEAAIKLTTARYFTPNGKSIQAKGITPDIEVEEAVVNGVDLSAFRVREADLEHHLSNPQGEDDAKSTAKPGEPEAKLDTDKLKKDDKPSKPKDKAKESEDTEPLKPGEISVRKDYQLQQALNVLKVQQVVSRTTAK, from the coding sequence ATGCAGGCTAAAGCGCAAAAAATCAGTTATGTGTTGGTAGGTACCGGGCTCGGGGTATTGCTGACGGTAGGCGCCAACGCGCTGGCCGATCGTGACAGCCCCTCGCCGTTGCCGATCAATGAGCTCCGTGCATTTACCGAGGTATATGCACGGATCAAGCAGGATTACGTCGAGCCGGTCGAAGACAAGAAGCTCATCAACGAGGCCATTAATGGCATGTTGACGGGTCTTGATCCGCACTCCGCCTATCTGGATGTGGAAGCCTTCAAGGACCTGCGTACTGCAACGACCGGCGAGTTCGGTGGCCTGGGTCTCGAAGTGAATGCCGAAGACGGGCTGGTGCGCGTGATTTCGCCGATTGATGACACCCCGGCCTCGCGGGCTGGTGTGAAGGCCGGCGACTTCATCATGAAGATCGACGACACCCCGGTACGCGGTTTGTCGCTCAATGATGCGGTCAGCAAGATGCGTGGCAAACCCGGTACCAAGGTTTCGCTGACCATCCTGCGCAAGGGCGAAACCAAGCCGCTGGTGTTCGGCCTGAGCCGAGCAGTGATCAAGGTGCAGAGCGTCCGTGCCAAGCTGGTTGAGCCGGGCTACGGGTATGTGCGCCTGAGCCAGTTCCAGGAACGTTCGACTGAAGATCTGGCCAAGGCCATCGACAAGCTCTACGACGAGAACAAGTCGCCACTCAAGGGTCTGGTGCTGGACCTGCGCAATGATCCTGGTGGTGTGCTCAACGCCGCCGTTGGCGTCTCGTCGCTGTTCCTGCCCGAAGACAAGCTGGTGGTCTACACCGAAGGCCGTGCGAACGATTCCAAGATCACGCTCAATGCTTCGGATGAGTACTTCGCCAAGGTGGCCGACAAGCTGCCCAAGGAGCTGAAGTCCGTACCGCTGGTGGTGCTCGTCAACAGCGGCTCTGCATCGGCGTCTGAGATCGTGGCGGGTGCCTTGCAGGATCATAAGCGGGCGGTCGTGGTGGGTACGCAAACCTTCGGCAAGGGATCGGTACAGACCATCCTGCCCGTGGGCAAGGAAGCCGCCATCAAGCTGACCACGGCACGTTACTTCACCCCCAATGGCAAGTCGATCCAGGCCAAGGGCATTACCCCGGATATCGAGGTGGAAGAAGCAGTGGTCAATGGTGTGGATCTCTCCGCGTTCCGTGTGCGCGAGGCCGACTTGGAGCACCACTTGAGCAACCCGCAAGGCGAGGACGATGCCAAGTCCACCGCCAAGCCCGGCGAGCCTGAAGCCAAGCTCGATACCGACAAGCTCAAGAAGGACGACAAGCCCAGCAAGCCCAAGGACAAAGCGAAAGAGTCCGAGGACACCGAGCCGCTCAAGCCCGGTGAGATTTCGGTGAGGAAGGATTACCAGTTGCAGCAGGCGCTCAATGTGCTGAAGGTGCAGCAGGTGGTGAGCCGCACTACTGCCAAGTAA
- a CDS encoding murein hydrolase activator EnvC encodes MILQRAISGVRGWLLLAMAAGTLAAEPEADLKQLRERIDALKHELQETEATRTEAADALKTSEQAISEANRALARLDRQRQFTQAELARVHTEISRTKTGLDTNRKRIGDLLRARQRNGEHEALRLLLNRQDPNRMARDLRYYRYIAEAQHALSGRLQEQLDKLSGLAEVLATKQIELERIADERREQRDKLRNEQNARQQVLSKLQTEIGVQRKEISKLQRDERRLANLMDRLARLSREREQKAAREREQRERAQKLADAREAARQAKAAKNEKTTGERAGRPEPAPKPDPVVKRNDAEPDASADGRRFADLKGQLKLPARGEVSGKFGTPRTEGTLWKGVFIRTATGQRVKAVASGRVVFSDWMRGFGNMLIVDHGSGYMSLYSAAESLLKQVGDAVKAGEEVATSGNTGGGDQTGIYFEIRHQGKPVDPLTWAK; translated from the coding sequence ATGATTCTGCAACGCGCAATCAGCGGTGTGCGTGGCTGGCTACTGCTGGCCATGGCGGCCGGTACGCTGGCGGCCGAGCCCGAGGCGGATCTCAAGCAATTGCGCGAGCGTATCGATGCGCTCAAGCATGAATTGCAGGAAACCGAAGCTACCCGAACGGAAGCGGCCGATGCACTGAAAACCTCGGAGCAGGCCATCAGCGAGGCTAATCGCGCGCTCGCGCGGCTGGATCGGCAGCGCCAGTTCACCCAGGCCGAGCTGGCGCGTGTGCACACCGAAATCAGTCGCACCAAGACCGGGCTCGATACTAACCGCAAGCGCATCGGCGATCTGCTGCGCGCGCGCCAGCGCAATGGCGAGCATGAAGCCCTGCGCCTGCTGCTGAACCGGCAGGACCCGAACCGGATGGCGCGGGATCTGCGCTACTACCGCTATATCGCCGAGGCCCAGCACGCGCTGTCGGGCCGCCTGCAGGAGCAGCTCGACAAGCTCAGTGGCCTGGCCGAGGTATTGGCCACCAAGCAGATCGAACTGGAACGGATTGCCGACGAGCGCCGCGAGCAGCGCGACAAACTCAGGAATGAACAGAACGCTCGCCAGCAGGTGCTGTCCAAGCTGCAGACCGAGATCGGTGTGCAGCGCAAGGAGATCAGCAAACTGCAGCGCGATGAGCGCCGTCTTGCCAACCTGATGGACAGGCTGGCGCGCCTGAGCCGTGAGCGCGAGCAGAAAGCCGCGCGGGAGCGCGAGCAACGGGAGCGCGCCCAGAAGCTGGCCGATGCCCGCGAGGCAGCGCGTCAGGCCAAGGCCGCCAAGAACGAGAAAACCACGGGTGAGCGTGCTGGCCGACCCGAGCCGGCACCAAAACCGGATCCTGTCGTCAAACGCAATGACGCGGAGCCGGATGCCTCGGCGGATGGTCGTCGCTTTGCCGATCTCAAGGGCCAGCTCAAGCTGCCGGCTCGCGGGGAGGTCAGCGGCAAGTTCGGCACGCCGCGCACCGAGGGCACCCTATGGAAGGGGGTTTTCATCCGCACCGCCACGGGGCAGCGCGTCAAGGCGGTGGCATCGGGCCGGGTGGTGTTTTCGGACTGGATGCGTGGCTTTGGCAATATGCTGATCGTGGACCATGGCAGTGGGTACATGAGTCTCTACAGCGCCGCCGAATCCCTGCTAAAGCAGGTGGGCGATGCCGTGAAAGCCGGTGAGGAAGTCGCGACCAGCGGTAACACCGGTGGTGGTGATCAAACAGGCATATACTTCGAAATCAGGCACCAAGGTAAACCGGTCGATCCACTCACGTGGGCCAAGTGA
- the gpmI gene encoding 2,3-bisphosphoglycerate-independent phosphoglycerate mutase: MTPVKPVLLLILDGFGHRLEGDDNAILHANKPVWDRLTRTYPYTTINASEQYVGLPAGQFGNSEVGHLNIGAGRVLQQDISRVDCDVADGKLGSNTVLKQAIDMARDNGKTLHVLGLVSDGGVHSHESHIHALIAEAAKAGVGNIAVHAFLDGRDTPPRSAERYIAKLQAACDSAGVARIVSVVGRYYVMDRDKRWERVEPAYRLLVDGEAALVADNAQAALQAAYERGENDEFVQATAIRTGSDVTRMEDGDVVVFMNFRADRAREISVAITDDAFDGFARPRRPKLGMFATLTRYADAYPYPVAYEKPKVQNSFGEYIASLGMKQLRIAETEKYPHVTYFFSGGEEKEFPGEDRILVASPKVATYDLQPEMSANEVADKIIEAIGTGKYAAILCNFANGDMVGHTGNFDAAVKAIEALDACVGRCVDAMLAAGGEVLITADHGNCEMMWDKGSGQPHTQHTTDLVPFLYIGRKATLAPEASGSLQDIAPSLLAMLGVPQPAEMTGRSLIQFA; the protein is encoded by the coding sequence ATGACGCCCGTAAAACCCGTACTGCTGTTGATACTCGACGGTTTTGGTCACCGCCTTGAGGGAGATGACAACGCCATACTTCACGCCAACAAGCCTGTATGGGACCGGCTGACCCGTACCTATCCCTACACCACGATCAACGCATCCGAGCAATACGTGGGCTTGCCCGCCGGCCAGTTCGGCAATTCGGAGGTCGGCCATCTCAATATCGGCGCAGGCCGCGTGTTGCAGCAGGACATCAGTCGTGTGGATTGCGATGTGGCCGATGGCAAGCTGGGTAGCAACACCGTGCTCAAGCAGGCGATCGATATGGCGCGCGATAACGGCAAGACGCTGCATGTGCTGGGCTTGGTGTCCGATGGCGGCGTCCATAGCCACGAATCACATATCCACGCACTGATTGCCGAGGCCGCCAAGGCGGGGGTTGGCAATATTGCCGTGCACGCCTTCCTGGATGGCCGCGACACACCACCTCGTAGCGCCGAGCGCTATATCGCCAAGCTGCAAGCGGCTTGCGACAGCGCGGGCGTGGCAAGGATCGTTTCGGTGGTGGGCCGTTACTACGTGATGGACCGCGACAAGCGCTGGGAGCGTGTCGAGCCCGCTTACCGCCTGCTGGTCGATGGCGAGGCTGCTCTGGTGGCCGATAACGCACAAGCCGCCCTGCAGGCGGCTTATGAGCGGGGTGAGAACGACGAGTTCGTGCAGGCGACGGCTATCCGCACGGGTAGCGACGTGACCCGCATGGAAGATGGCGATGTAGTTGTGTTCATGAACTTCCGTGCCGACCGTGCACGTGAAATCTCGGTGGCGATTACGGATGACGCCTTCGACGGCTTTGCACGTCCGCGCCGCCCCAAGCTCGGCATGTTTGCCACGCTCACGCGTTATGCCGATGCCTATCCCTACCCCGTGGCTTACGAAAAGCCCAAGGTCCAGAACAGTTTCGGCGAGTACATCGCCAGTCTGGGGATGAAGCAGCTACGTATCGCCGAAACCGAGAAGTACCCGCATGTGACGTATTTCTTTTCTGGCGGCGAGGAGAAGGAATTCCCCGGCGAGGATCGCATCCTCGTCGCCTCGCCCAAGGTCGCCACTTACGATCTGCAGCCCGAGATGAGCGCCAACGAAGTCGCCGACAAGATCATCGAGGCCATCGGCACCGGCAAATACGCCGCCATCCTGTGCAATTTTGCCAATGGCGATATGGTGGGCCACACCGGTAACTTCGACGCCGCCGTCAAGGCGATTGAAGCGCTTGATGCCTGTGTGGGCCGCTGCGTCGATGCGATGCTGGCCGCCGGTGGCGAGGTCTTGATCACGGCCGACCACGGCAACTGTGAAATGATGTGGGACAAGGGCTCGGGCCAGCCGCACACGCAGCACACCACCGATCTGGTGCCTTTCCTGTACATCGGCCGTAAGGCCACGCTGGCGCCGGAAGCCAGCGGGTCCCTGCAGGATATCGCGCCCTCGCTGCTCGCCATGCTGGGTGTGCCGCAACCGGCCGAAATGACGGGCCGCTCGCTGATCCAGTTCGCATGA
- a CDS encoding helix-turn-helix transcriptional regulator produces the protein MTYHLIQEDEHIEQASRAMKAMSHPLRLKILCVLGDSEVSVQDIVDAVGTSQSNISQHLAIMREKGVLRTRKDANRVFYRVGDPRTLEVVSMMRDVFCGFAK, from the coding sequence ATGACCTACCATCTGATCCAGGAAGACGAGCACATCGAGCAAGCCTCGCGCGCCATGAAGGCGATGTCGCACCCCTTGCGGCTCAAGATCCTGTGCGTGCTGGGCGATAGCGAAGTCAGCGTGCAGGATATCGTCGACGCCGTCGGCACCTCCCAGAGCAATATCTCGCAGCACTTGGCCATCATGCGCGAGAAGGGTGTGCTGCGTACCCGTAAAGACGCCAACCGCGTGTTCTACCGCGTAGGTGATCCGCGCACGCTGGAAGTGGTCAGCATGATGCGCGATGTATTCTGCGGCTTTGCAAAGTAA
- a CDS encoding hydroxymethylglutaryl-CoA lyase gives MSLPSKVKIVEVGPRDGLQNEKSPIATADKLTFIDMLADAGLSVIEATAFVSPKWVPQMADHAELMTGLQRRAGVRYPVLVPNMKGYEAARAVGADEIAVFAAASEAFSQKNINCSIADSLERFAPVVEAAKRDGVAVRGYVSCVLGCPYQGDVPLADVVRVAKALHDMGCYEVSLGDTIGVGTPAKAREMIRAVAAAVPVTQLAAHFHDTYGQAIANLFAVLEEGVATVDSSAAGLGGCPYAKGASGNVATEDVVYLLNGLGIETGVNLEKLAAAGRFINGRLGKAPASKVAAALAAQLA, from the coding sequence ATGTCCCTGCCCAGCAAGGTAAAGATCGTTGAAGTCGGCCCGCGCGATGGCTTGCAGAACGAAAAATCGCCGATTGCCACCGCTGACAAGCTCACTTTCATCGACATGCTGGCCGATGCGGGCCTGAGCGTGATCGAAGCCACCGCCTTTGTCTCGCCCAAATGGGTGCCGCAAATGGCTGACCACGCCGAGCTGATGACAGGCCTGCAGCGCCGCGCTGGCGTGCGCTACCCGGTGCTGGTGCCGAACATGAAGGGCTACGAAGCTGCCCGCGCCGTGGGCGCCGACGAAATCGCCGTGTTTGCAGCCGCATCGGAAGCGTTTTCGCAAAAGAACATCAATTGCAGCATCGCCGATAGCCTGGAACGGTTTGCACCGGTCGTTGAAGCCGCCAAGCGCGATGGCGTGGCGGTGCGCGGCTATGTGTCGTGCGTGCTCGGTTGCCCCTATCAGGGCGATGTGCCGCTGGCCGACGTAGTGCGCGTGGCAAAGGCCCTGCACGATATGGGCTGCTATGAAGTCTCGCTGGGCGACACCATTGGTGTGGGTACGCCCGCCAAGGCACGCGAGATGATCCGCGCGGTGGCTGCTGCCGTGCCGGTTACGCAACTGGCTGCGCACTTCCATGACACCTATGGGCAGGCCATCGCCAATCTGTTTGCGGTGCTGGAAGAAGGCGTGGCCACGGTGGACAGCTCAGCCGCCGGCTTGGGCGGTTGCCCCTATGCGAAGGGCGCATCGGGCAATGTGGCAACGGAGGATGTGGTGTACCTGCTGAACGGGCTCGGGATCGAGACCGGGGTCAATCTGGAGAAACTCGCTGCCGCCGGCCGTTTCATCAACGGCCGGTTGGGCAAGGCGCCTGCGTCCAAGGTGGCCGCGGCGCTGGCAGCACAACTCGCCTAA
- the thpR gene encoding RNA 2',3'-cyclic phosphodiesterase: MTNANERNHRLSPDLPSVMNQPEAPLRLFVALWPDEAVRADCARAGKALRVLCGGRPMQAAGLHVTLAFLGEVAASRLPELHTVLDAMPPVRGMLFLDRYGYWAPGIVWLGPTDVDAALMDWVKSLRTSLRRSGFTLDGKTFKPHLTLLRHASKPAVWPRAQPVIWAFAGASLVVSQAAAGGAGYRICQRFALPAVASS, encoded by the coding sequence ATGACAAATGCAAATGAACGGAACCACCGTTTGTCGCCTGATCTGCCCAGTGTCATGAACCAGCCGGAGGCACCGCTGCGGCTGTTTGTGGCGCTGTGGCCCGATGAGGCCGTACGCGCTGATTGCGCCCGCGCTGGCAAGGCATTGCGTGTGCTGTGCGGTGGCCGGCCCATGCAGGCCGCAGGCTTGCATGTCACGCTCGCATTTCTGGGTGAGGTGGCGGCCAGCCGTTTGCCCGAGCTGCACACGGTGCTGGATGCGATGCCGCCTGTCCGGGGCATGTTGTTTCTGGATCGGTATGGTTATTGGGCACCCGGCATCGTCTGGCTGGGGCCGACAGATGTTGATGCAGCGTTAATGGATTGGGTCAAGTCCTTGCGGACTTCGTTGCGACGAAGCGGCTTCACGCTGGATGGCAAGACCTTCAAACCCCACCTGACCCTGCTGCGCCACGCGAGCAAGCCCGCGGTCTGGCCAAGGGCCCAGCCAGTAATCTGGGCGTTTGCGGGTGCGTCTCTGGTGGTATCTCAAGCGGCGGCCGGCGGCGCGGGTTACCGGATCTGCCAGCGTTTTGCCCTACCGGCTGTCGCGTCCAGCTGA
- the rlmD gene encoding 23S rRNA (uracil(1939)-C(5))-methyltransferase RlmD has protein sequence MTEPRRNPIATIESLDFDGHGIAHVDGKTIFIDGALPFEVVEFSSYRKKPTFENAQVVRILKESFTRVKPKCVHFGVCGGCSMQHADAGAQVAAKQRVLEENLARIGQVKAETLLTPIYGPTWGYRHRARMSVRHVEKKGGVLVGFHEKRSSFIADMKSCEILPPKISNMLVPLRELVYGLSIRDRLPQIELAMGDHVDVLVLRIMEPLTAADEDRLRAFADQHQIQFWLQTKGPDTAVPFYPLDAPQLSYSLPEFGIVMPYKPTEFTQVNPHINRVLVGRALRLLDPQPGERVADLFCGLGNFTLPIARRGATVLGIEGSKQLVERAIESAERNGLSDRTEFQVANLFEMTPEIMDGLGHFDRMLIDPPRDGAMEVCKSISAEHGPKRIVYVSCNPATLARDANVLVHVKGYKLKAAGVVNMFPGTSHVESMAWFEKE, from the coding sequence ATGACCGAGCCACGCCGTAATCCCATTGCCACCATCGAATCGCTGGATTTCGACGGCCACGGCATCGCCCATGTCGATGGCAAGACCATCTTCATTGATGGTGCCCTGCCCTTTGAGGTGGTCGAGTTTTCCAGCTACCGCAAGAAGCCGACTTTCGAGAATGCGCAGGTCGTACGCATCCTCAAAGAGAGCTTTACCCGCGTCAAACCCAAGTGCGTGCACTTTGGGGTGTGTGGCGGCTGTTCCATGCAGCATGCCGATGCCGGCGCCCAGGTCGCGGCCAAACAGCGCGTACTTGAAGAAAATCTTGCCCGTATCGGCCAAGTCAAGGCAGAGACGCTGCTGACACCAATTTACGGCCCCACCTGGGGTTACCGCCACCGCGCGCGCATGTCCGTACGCCATGTGGAGAAAAAGGGCGGCGTGCTGGTGGGGTTTCATGAAAAGCGCTCCAGCTTCATTGCCGACATGAAGTCGTGCGAGATCCTGCCGCCCAAGATTTCCAACATGCTGGTGCCGCTACGCGAGCTGGTTTACGGCCTGAGCATCCGCGACCGCCTGCCGCAGATCGAACTGGCCATGGGCGACCATGTGGATGTGCTGGTCCTGCGCATCATGGAACCGCTGACCGCCGCCGACGAGGATCGCCTGCGCGCCTTTGCCGACCAGCACCAGATCCAGTTCTGGCTACAGACCAAGGGGCCAGATACCGCTGTCCCGTTCTACCCGCTCGACGCCCCGCAGCTGAGCTACAGCCTGCCCGAGTTCGGCATTGTCATGCCGTACAAGCCGACCGAGTTCACCCAGGTGAACCCGCATATCAACCGCGTATTGGTGGGCCGCGCGCTTCGCTTGCTTGATCCGCAACCGGGCGAGCGGGTGGCGGATCTGTTCTGCGGCTTGGGTAATTTCACCCTGCCGATTGCCCGCCGCGGTGCGACCGTGCTGGGTATCGAAGGCAGCAAGCAGCTAGTGGAACGTGCCATCGAAAGCGCCGAGCGCAACGGCCTGAGCGACCGTACCGAATTCCAGGTTGCCAACCTGTTCGAAATGACGCCCGAGATCATGGACGGCCTCGGCCACTTCGATCGCATGCTGATCGACCCGCCCCGCGATGGTGCGATGGAAGTGTGCAAATCGATCTCGGCCGAGCACGGCCCCAAGCGCATCGTCTACGTAAGCTGCAACCCGGCCACGCTGGCGCGCGACGCCAATGTGCTGGTGCACGTGAAGGGCTACAAGCTCAAGGCGGCAGGCGTTGTGAACATGTTCCCCGGAACCAGCCATGTGGAATCAATGGCTTGGTTCGAGAAGGAATAA
- the folB gene encoding dihydroneopterin aldolase, which produces MDIIYLHGIKARTLIGVYDWERIAPQVVEVDLELGIPSARACQTDELADTIDYAQVVDRLRHVLAEEHFLLLERLAEHIAQDLMNAFATPWIRVSVTKLGILHEVGRVGVTIERGHRGG; this is translated from the coding sequence ATGGACATCATTTACCTGCACGGCATCAAGGCACGCACGCTGATCGGCGTCTACGACTGGGAGCGCATTGCTCCGCAGGTTGTGGAAGTGGACCTTGAACTCGGCATCCCCAGCGCCCGCGCCTGCCAGACCGACGAGCTGGCGGACACCATCGACTACGCTCAGGTCGTCGATCGCCTCCGCCATGTGCTGGCCGAAGAGCACTTCCTCTTGCTGGAACGGCTGGCAGAACATATCGCCCAAGACCTTATGAATGCGTTTGCCACACCGTGGATACGCGTCTCGGTCACCAAGCTCGGCATCCTGCACGAGGTGGGGCGCGTGGGGGTCACTATCGAGCGCGGACACCGCGGCGGCTGA
- the plsY gene encoding glycerol-3-phosphate 1-O-acyltransferase PlsY, with translation MPLDPTSLVLIVAAYLMGSLSFAVIVSRLLKMADPRSYGSGNPGATNVLRSGKKKAAILTLLGDSLKGVLIVAIARWLAVPDITLATVAVAVVVGHMWPVFFRFAGGKGVATAAGVLFVIDWRLGLVVSAVWLLMAFVLKISSLAAIVAAVTAPVATWLLLPDRPALFGAVLIIAALLVQRHKQNLINLLAGKESQIGQQVETRTESSD, from the coding sequence ATGCCTTTAGACCCGACCAGCCTTGTCCTGATCGTTGCTGCCTACCTGATGGGTTCGCTGTCGTTTGCCGTGATCGTGAGTCGCTTGCTCAAGATGGCAGACCCTCGCTCGTATGGATCGGGCAATCCCGGCGCGACCAATGTATTGCGCTCGGGCAAGAAAAAGGCCGCGATCCTGACCCTGTTGGGCGATAGCCTCAAAGGGGTGCTGATCGTCGCTATCGCACGCTGGCTGGCTGTGCCGGACATCACCTTGGCGACGGTCGCCGTGGCGGTGGTGGTAGGCCACATGTGGCCGGTGTTCTTCCGCTTTGCGGGTGGCAAGGGCGTCGCCACGGCAGCGGGCGTGCTGTTCGTGATCGACTGGCGGCTGGGTCTGGTAGTGTCGGCAGTCTGGCTGCTCATGGCCTTTGTGCTGAAGATTTCTTCACTGGCTGCCATTGTGGCAGCCGTCACTGCGCCGGTTGCCACCTGGCTGCTGCTGCCCGACCGCCCTGCCCTGTTTGGCGCGGTGCTGATCATTGCTGCGCTGCTGGTCCAGCGCCACAAGCAGAATCTGATCAACCTGCTGGCCGGCAAGGAATCGCAGATCGGCCAGCAAGTCGAAACCCGTACCGAGTCGTCCGACTGA